A window of the Bacillus sp. A301a_S52 genome harbors these coding sequences:
- a CDS encoding DUF378 domain-containing protein, protein MSVLQKIALGIVIIGAVNWGLIGFFGFDLVAAMFGGQGAIVSRVVYAIVGLAGLYSISIFTTEGAMERSPQTQYNN, encoded by the coding sequence ATGAGTGTACTTCAAAAAATTGCGTTAGGTATTGTGATTATTGGTGCAGTGAACTGGGGGCTGATCGGCTTTTTTGGATTTGACCTCGTAGCGGCTATGTTTGGAGGACAGGGAGCGATTGTTTCACGAGTCGTCTATGCCATTGTTGGTTTAGCAGGTTTATACAGCATCTCGATTTTTACAACTGAAGGTGCTATGGAAAGAAGTCCACAAACCCAGTACAATAACTAA
- a CDS encoding YrhK family protein codes for MPDTFDEKNYLGIKMGKFKLYFRKRYRLITTVNDLLIGILFVAGSCFNFFSTTEIVGMVCYLGGSLFLASRPILRIMHNTALRNEMKESENYNPNKAERQ; via the coding sequence ATGCCAGATACATTTGATGAAAAAAACTACCTCGGAATAAAAATGGGGAAATTTAAACTCTATTTTAGAAAAAGATATCGTCTTATTACGACGGTAAACGATTTACTAATCGGGATATTGTTCGTGGCTGGAAGTTGCTTTAATTTTTTTTCAACGACAGAGATAGTTGGAATGGTTTGCTACCTAGGTGGAAGTTTGTTTTTAGCCAGTCGCCCGATCTTAAGAATAATGCATAATACTGCGTTAAGAAATGAGATGAAAGAGTCAGAGAATTATAATCCGAACAAAGCTGAACGTCAATGA
- a CDS encoding chemotaxis protein, which produces MLIKRRFSMNIMNNAIQLAEGFHSLLGEDTMLGITDREAFIYYLPSAKVDFGLKKGTPISPDDPNLKAALAGRNGSVIIPADVYGMSVHAKSFPIKNEEGDVVGAFAIATPLDNQEKMDAYLNDIHHIIEGLQNSVHVVAAHSEELAASSEEISTQAKQSLDLSVRTENETSQIKSIQEQTNILGLNASIEAARAGEAGAGFSVVAKEVRKLSGQTTEVTTTISNSLGDITKTMNNLSENVEQIKSASAEQAELVTEFSDLIDRLNNLSTEMKGFMQKVIK; this is translated from the coding sequence ATGTTAATTAAGAGGAGGTTCTCCATGAACATTATGAACAACGCCATTCAGTTAGCTGAAGGTTTCCATTCCTTGCTTGGTGAAGATACCATGCTCGGTATAACAGATAGAGAGGCATTTATTTATTATTTGCCATCAGCAAAAGTAGACTTTGGGTTAAAAAAAGGAACCCCTATTTCTCCAGATGATCCTAATTTAAAAGCAGCACTTGCAGGAAGAAATGGGTCTGTTATTATACCAGCAGATGTTTATGGTATGTCGGTCCATGCAAAATCATTTCCAATTAAAAATGAAGAAGGCGATGTGGTCGGTGCATTTGCTATTGCAACACCATTAGACAACCAAGAAAAAATGGATGCCTATTTAAATGATATTCATCATATTATTGAAGGCTTGCAAAATAGTGTGCATGTGGTGGCTGCCCATTCTGAGGAATTAGCTGCCTCAAGTGAAGAAATTTCAACACAGGCGAAGCAATCACTTGATTTATCTGTTAGAACAGAAAATGAAACGAGCCAAATTAAAAGTATTCAAGAACAAACAAATATTTTAGGATTAAACGCGTCAATTGAAGCGGCCCGAGCAGGTGAAGCAGGGGCAGGCTTTTCCGTCGTAGCGAAAGAAGTAAGAAAGCTATCCGGACAGACGACTGAAGTCACCACCACTATAAGCAATTCTTTAGGTGATATCACGAAGACGATGAACAACTTATCAGAAAATGTAGAGCAAATTAAAAGTGCTTCAGCGGAACAAGCAGAGTTAGTAACGGAGTTCAGTGATCTAATTGATAGGTTAAACAATTTAAGCACCGAGATGAAAGGATTTATGCAAAAGGTAATAAAATAA
- a CDS encoding CoA transferase subunit A, whose translation MVKVISINEAVSKIHDGDTLMIGGFMTNGSPENLIDTLVERNIQNLTLICNDTGFINKGIGKLVCNQQLTKIVTSHIGTNKETGRQMMDGETEVTLVPQGTLAEQIRAAGFGLGGVLTPTGIGTRVEENKQILTLDGKKYLVERPLKADIALLYASKVDRFGNMIYYGSTNNFNDVMASAATVTIVEAEEIVEVGEIAPHEVMTPGIFVDYIVRGGGADHDERTETTFDS comes from the coding sequence ATGGTTAAAGTGATAAGTATAAATGAAGCAGTTAGCAAAATTCATGACGGCGACACACTTATGATCGGTGGTTTTATGACAAATGGTTCGCCAGAGAATCTTATAGATACACTAGTGGAGAGGAATATTCAGAACTTGACGCTTATTTGTAATGATACAGGATTTATCAATAAAGGGATTGGTAAGCTTGTTTGCAATCAGCAACTAACAAAGATTGTCACATCTCATATAGGAACGAATAAAGAGACGGGACGGCAAATGATGGATGGAGAAACAGAGGTGACACTCGTTCCGCAGGGGACGTTAGCAGAGCAGATTCGAGCTGCTGGATTTGGTTTAGGCGGTGTTTTAACACCGACAGGAATCGGGACACGTGTTGAAGAAAATAAGCAGATTCTCACACTAGATGGCAAGAAATATTTAGTAGAACGGCCTCTTAAGGCAGATATCGCACTACTTTATGCGTCAAAAGTAGATCGATTTGGCAATATGATTTATTATGGTTCCACTAATAACTTTAATGATGTAATGGCGAGTGCCGCAACGGTCACGATCGTAGAGGCAGAGGAAATCGTCGAGGTTGGGGAAATCGCTCCTCATGAAGTGATGACACCTGGTATCTTTGTGGATTATATCGTACGAGGAGGTGGAGCCGATCATGACGAAAGAACAGAAACAACTTTTGATAGCTAA